From a region of the Sebastes umbrosus isolate fSebUmb1 chromosome 10, fSebUmb1.pri, whole genome shotgun sequence genome:
- the nckap1 gene encoding nck-associated protein 1 isoform X2, which yields MSRGVIQPSQQKLAEKLTILNDRGVGMLTRVYNIKKQGQVWKGCHDTSVPSRSQNSEKACGDPKAKPSYLVDKNLESAVKFIVRKFPAVETRNNNLAQLQKEKSEILKNLALYYFTFVDVMEFKDHVCELLNTIDACQVFFDITVNFDLTKNYLDLVVTYTTLMTILSRIEERKAIIGLYNYAHEMTHGASDREYPRLGQMIVDYENPLKKLMEEFVPHGKSLSDALISLQMVYPRRNLSADQWRNAQLLSLISAPSTMLNPAQSDTMPCEYLSLDAMEKWIVFGFILCHAVLNSDAAALSLWKLALQSSTCLCLFRDEVFHIHKAAEDLFVNIRGYNKRINDIRECKEQALSHAGSMHRERRKFLRSALKELATVLADQPGLLGPKALFVFMALSFARDEIIWLLRHADNIQKKSTDDFIDKHIAELIFYMEELRAHVRKYGPVMQRYYVQYLSGFDAVVLNELVQNLSVCPEDESIIMSSFVNTMTSLSVKQVEDGEVFDFRGMRLDWFRLQAYTSVSKASLGIADHKELGKMMNTIIFHTKMVDSLVEMLVETSDLSIFCFYSRAFEKMFQQCLELPSQSRHSICFPLLCTHFMSCTHELCPEERHHIGDRSLSLCNMFLDEMAKQARNLITDICTEQCTLSDQLLPKHCAKTISQAVNKKSKKATGKKGEPEREKPGVESMRKNRLLVTNLDKLHTALSELCFSINYVPNLAVWEHTFTPREYLTSHLEIRFTKSIVGMTMYNQATQEIAKPSELLTSVRAYMTVLQSIENYVTIDITRVFNNVLLQQTQHLDSHGEPTITSLYTNWYLETLLRQVSNGHIAYFPAMKAFVNLPTENELTFNAEEYSDISEMRSLSELLGPYGMKFLSESLMWHISSQVAELKKLVVENMEVLTQMRTSFDKPEHMAALFKKLTSVDSVLKRMTIIGVILSFRSLAQEALRDVLSCHIPFLVSSVEDFKDHIPRETDMKVAMNVYELSSAAGLPCEIDPALVVALSSQKSENISPEEEYKIACLLMVFVAVSLPTLASNVMSQYSPAIEGHCNNIHCLAKAINQIAAALFTIHKGSIEDRLKEFLALASSSLLKIGQETDKMTTRNRESVYLLLDMIVQESPFLTMDLLESCFPYVLLRNAYHAVYKQSISANA from the exons CAAGGACAAGTTTGGAAG ggatgtcacgatacttcggtaccaagtcgaagCCAAAATTCGGAAAAG GCGTGTGGCGATCCCAAGGCTAAGCCCTCCTATCTCGTTGATAAGAACTTGGAGTCTGCGGTTAAATTTATTGTCAGGAAGTTCCCTGCTGTGGAGACGCGAAATAATAAC CTGGCTCAGCTGCAGAAGGAGAAGTCAGAGATCCTGAAGAACCTGGCTCTCTACTATTTCACCTTTGTAGATGTCATGGAGTTCAag GATCATGTGTGTGAGCTGCTGAACACCATCGACGCCTGCCAGGTCTTCTTTGACATC aCGGTGAACTTTGACCTGACAAAGAACTACCTGGACCTGGTGGTGACGTACACCACTCTGATGACGATACTGTCTCGCATCGAGGAGAGGAAAGCCATCATCGGTCTGTACAACTACGCCCACGAGATGACGCACGGAGCCAG tGACCGGGAGTACCCCAGGTTGGGCCAGATGATAGTGGATTACGAGAACCCGCTGAAGAAGCTGATGGAGGAGTTTGTTCCACATGGAAAG tCCCTGTCGGATGCGTTGATCAGTCTTCAGATGGTTTATCCTCGGAGGAATCTGTCTGCTGATCAGTGGAGGAACGCccagctgctctctctcatctctgctCCCTCCACCATGCTCAATCCTGCTCAGTCAGACACG ATGCCGTGTGAATACCTGTCACTGGACGCTATGGAGAAGTGGATCGTTT TTGGTTTCATCTTGTGTCACGCGGTGCTGAACAGCGACGCGGCGGCGTTGTCTCTGTGGAAACTGGCGCTGCAGAGCTCCACCTGCCTCTGTTTGTTCAGGGACGAAGTCTTCCACATCCACAAGGCTGCAGAGGATCTGTTCGTCAACATCAGAGG GTACAACAAACGCATCAATGACATCAGAGAGTGCAAAGAACAGGCCCTGTCTCACGC AGGCTCGATGCACCGAGAGAGACGCAAGTTCCTCCGATCGGCTCTGAAGGAGCTCGCCACCGTTTTAGCCGATCAGCCCGGACTACTGGGTCCTAAG GCGTTGTTCGTGTTCATGGCGTTGTCGTTTGCCCGTGACGAGATCATCTGGCTGCTTCGACACGCCGACAACATCCAGAAGAAAAGCACAGACGACTTCATAGACAA GCACATAGCAGAGTTGATcttctacatggaggagctcaGAGCTCACGTCAGGAAGTACGGTCCGGTGATGCAGCGGTACTACGTCCAGTACCTGTCTGGGTTTGATGCTGTGGTGCTGAATGAACTGGTGCAG aacctgtctgtctgtccagagGACGAGTCTATAATCATGTCTTCATTTGTCAACACTATGACCTCTCTCAGCGTCAAACAAG TGGAGGATGGAGAGGTGTTTGACTTCAGAGGAATGAGACTGGACTGGTTCAGACTGCAG GCCTACACCAGCGTCTCTAAAGCCAGTCTCGGTATCGCCGATCACAAGGAGCTCGGTAAGATGATGAACACCATCATCTTCCACACAAAGATGGTGGACTCTCTGGTGGAGATGCTGGTGGAGACGTCCGACCTGTCCATTTTCTG CTTCTACAGCCGTGCGTTTGAGAAGATGTTCCAGCAGTGTTTGGAGCTTCCCTCTCAGAGCCGACACTCCATCTGCTTCCCTCTGCTCTGCACACACTTCATGTCCTGCACACATGAGCTCTGTCCCGaggag cGTCACCACATAGGAGATCGCAGCCTGTCGTTGTGTAACATGTTTCTGGATGAGATGGCCAAACAGGCCAGAAACCTCATCACTGACATCTGCACTGAACAATGTACACTCAGCgaccag CTGCTTCCGAAGCACTGTGCGAAGACCATCAGCCAGGCGGTGAACAAGAAGAGCAAGAAGGCGACGGGGAAGAAGGGCGAgccggagagagagaaaccggGAGTGGAGAGCATGAGGAAGAACAGACTACTGGTCACCAA TCTGGATAAACTCCACACGGCGTTATCTGAACTCTGCTTCTCCATCAACTACGTTCCCAACCTGGCGGTCTGGGAGCACACGTTCACACCGAGAGAGTATCTCACCTCGCACCTGGAGATCCGGTTCACCaa GTCCATAGTGGGGATGACCATGTACAACCAGGCTACCCAGGAGATAGCCAAGCCCAGCGAGCTGCTGACCAGCGTGCGGGCCTACATGACGGTGCTTCAGTCCATAGAGAACTACGTCACCATCGACATCACCCGGGTCTTCAACAACGTCCTGCTGCAGCAGACGCAGCACCTGGACAGCCACGGGGAGCCCACCATCACCAGTCTCTACACTAACTG gtatcTGGAGACGTTGCTCCGTCAGGTCAGCAACGGACACATCGCCTACTTCCCCGCCATGAAGGCCTTCGTCAACCTGCCTACAGAGAACGAGCTGACTTTCAACGCTGAGGAATACTCCGACATCTCCG agaTGCGTTCTCTGTCTGAGCTGTTGGGACCGTACGGGATGAAGTTCCTCAGTGAGAGTCTGATGTGGCACATCTCATCACAGGTCGCTGAGCTGAAG AAACTGGTGGTGGAGAACATGGAGGTGTTGACCCAGATGAGGACGAGCTTCGACAAACCAGAACACATGGCCGCCCTCTTCAAGAAACTCACCT cCGTGGACAGTGTGTTGAAGAGAATGACCATCATTGGAGTGATCTTGTCCTTCCGCTCGCTGGCTCAGGAGGCTCTCAGAGat gtgtTGTCCTGTCATATTCCCTTCCTGGTCAGCTCAGTGGAGGATTTCAAGGACCACATTCCCAGAGAGACGGACATGAAG GTGGCCATGAATGTCTACGAGCTGTCGTCAGCAGCAGGTTTACCCTGCGAGATCGACCCGGCTCTGGTGGTCGCTCTGTCCTCACAGAAAAGTg agaACATCAGCCCAGAGGAGGAGTATAAGATCGCCTGTCTGCTGATGGTGTTTGTGGCGGTTTCCTTGCCGACGCTGGCCAGCAACGTGATGTCACAGTACAGCCCCGCCATAGAAG GCCACTGCAACAACATCCACTGCCTGGCCAAAGCCATCAACCAGATCGCTGCTGCTCTCTTCACCATCCACAAGGGGAGCATAGAGGACCGCCTCAAAGAGTTCCTGGCT ctggcCTCGTCCAGCCTGTTGAAGATCGGACAGGAGACGGACAAGATGACGACGCGCAACAGAGAGTCGGTCTACCTGCTGTTGGACATG ATTGTGCAGGAGTCTCCCTTCCTGACCATGGACCTGCTGGAGTCCTGTTTCCCCTACGTCCTGCTGCGAAACGCCTACCACGCCGTCTATAAACAGAGCATCAGTGCTAACGCATAG
- the nckap1 gene encoding nck-associated protein 1 isoform X1: protein MSRGVIQPSQQKLAEKLTILNDRGVGMLTRVYNIKKQGQVWKGCHDTSVPSRSQNSEKACGDPKAKPSYLVDKNLESAVKFIVRKFPAVETRNNNQQLAQLQKEKSEILKNLALYYFTFVDVMEFKDHVCELLNTIDACQVFFDITVNFDLTKNYLDLVVTYTTLMTILSRIEERKAIIGLYNYAHEMTHGASDREYPRLGQMIVDYENPLKKLMEEFVPHGKSLSDALISLQMVYPRRNLSADQWRNAQLLSLISAPSTMLNPAQSDTMPCEYLSLDAMEKWIVFGFILCHAVLNSDAAALSLWKLALQSSTCLCLFRDEVFHIHKAAEDLFVNIRGYNKRINDIRECKEQALSHAGSMHRERRKFLRSALKELATVLADQPGLLGPKALFVFMALSFARDEIIWLLRHADNIQKKSTDDFIDKHIAELIFYMEELRAHVRKYGPVMQRYYVQYLSGFDAVVLNELVQNLSVCPEDESIIMSSFVNTMTSLSVKQVEDGEVFDFRGMRLDWFRLQAYTSVSKASLGIADHKELGKMMNTIIFHTKMVDSLVEMLVETSDLSIFCFYSRAFEKMFQQCLELPSQSRHSICFPLLCTHFMSCTHELCPEERHHIGDRSLSLCNMFLDEMAKQARNLITDICTEQCTLSDQLLPKHCAKTISQAVNKKSKKATGKKGEPEREKPGVESMRKNRLLVTNLDKLHTALSELCFSINYVPNLAVWEHTFTPREYLTSHLEIRFTKSIVGMTMYNQATQEIAKPSELLTSVRAYMTVLQSIENYVTIDITRVFNNVLLQQTQHLDSHGEPTITSLYTNWYLETLLRQVSNGHIAYFPAMKAFVNLPTENELTFNAEEYSDISEMRSLSELLGPYGMKFLSESLMWHISSQVAELKKLVVENMEVLTQMRTSFDKPEHMAALFKKLTSVDSVLKRMTIIGVILSFRSLAQEALRDVLSCHIPFLVSSVEDFKDHIPRETDMKVAMNVYELSSAAGLPCEIDPALVVALSSQKSENISPEEEYKIACLLMVFVAVSLPTLASNVMSQYSPAIEGHCNNIHCLAKAINQIAAALFTIHKGSIEDRLKEFLALASSSLLKIGQETDKMTTRNRESVYLLLDMIVQESPFLTMDLLESCFPYVLLRNAYHAVYKQSISANA from the exons CAAGGACAAGTTTGGAAG ggatgtcacgatacttcggtaccaagtcgaagCCAAAATTCGGAAAAG GCGTGTGGCGATCCCAAGGCTAAGCCCTCCTATCTCGTTGATAAGAACTTGGAGTCTGCGGTTAAATTTATTGTCAGGAAGTTCCCTGCTGTGGAGACGCGAAATAATAAC CAACAGCTGGCTCAGCTGCAGAAGGAGAAGTCAGAGATCCTGAAGAACCTGGCTCTCTACTATTTCACCTTTGTAGATGTCATGGAGTTCAag GATCATGTGTGTGAGCTGCTGAACACCATCGACGCCTGCCAGGTCTTCTTTGACATC aCGGTGAACTTTGACCTGACAAAGAACTACCTGGACCTGGTGGTGACGTACACCACTCTGATGACGATACTGTCTCGCATCGAGGAGAGGAAAGCCATCATCGGTCTGTACAACTACGCCCACGAGATGACGCACGGAGCCAG tGACCGGGAGTACCCCAGGTTGGGCCAGATGATAGTGGATTACGAGAACCCGCTGAAGAAGCTGATGGAGGAGTTTGTTCCACATGGAAAG tCCCTGTCGGATGCGTTGATCAGTCTTCAGATGGTTTATCCTCGGAGGAATCTGTCTGCTGATCAGTGGAGGAACGCccagctgctctctctcatctctgctCCCTCCACCATGCTCAATCCTGCTCAGTCAGACACG ATGCCGTGTGAATACCTGTCACTGGACGCTATGGAGAAGTGGATCGTTT TTGGTTTCATCTTGTGTCACGCGGTGCTGAACAGCGACGCGGCGGCGTTGTCTCTGTGGAAACTGGCGCTGCAGAGCTCCACCTGCCTCTGTTTGTTCAGGGACGAAGTCTTCCACATCCACAAGGCTGCAGAGGATCTGTTCGTCAACATCAGAGG GTACAACAAACGCATCAATGACATCAGAGAGTGCAAAGAACAGGCCCTGTCTCACGC AGGCTCGATGCACCGAGAGAGACGCAAGTTCCTCCGATCGGCTCTGAAGGAGCTCGCCACCGTTTTAGCCGATCAGCCCGGACTACTGGGTCCTAAG GCGTTGTTCGTGTTCATGGCGTTGTCGTTTGCCCGTGACGAGATCATCTGGCTGCTTCGACACGCCGACAACATCCAGAAGAAAAGCACAGACGACTTCATAGACAA GCACATAGCAGAGTTGATcttctacatggaggagctcaGAGCTCACGTCAGGAAGTACGGTCCGGTGATGCAGCGGTACTACGTCCAGTACCTGTCTGGGTTTGATGCTGTGGTGCTGAATGAACTGGTGCAG aacctgtctgtctgtccagagGACGAGTCTATAATCATGTCTTCATTTGTCAACACTATGACCTCTCTCAGCGTCAAACAAG TGGAGGATGGAGAGGTGTTTGACTTCAGAGGAATGAGACTGGACTGGTTCAGACTGCAG GCCTACACCAGCGTCTCTAAAGCCAGTCTCGGTATCGCCGATCACAAGGAGCTCGGTAAGATGATGAACACCATCATCTTCCACACAAAGATGGTGGACTCTCTGGTGGAGATGCTGGTGGAGACGTCCGACCTGTCCATTTTCTG CTTCTACAGCCGTGCGTTTGAGAAGATGTTCCAGCAGTGTTTGGAGCTTCCCTCTCAGAGCCGACACTCCATCTGCTTCCCTCTGCTCTGCACACACTTCATGTCCTGCACACATGAGCTCTGTCCCGaggag cGTCACCACATAGGAGATCGCAGCCTGTCGTTGTGTAACATGTTTCTGGATGAGATGGCCAAACAGGCCAGAAACCTCATCACTGACATCTGCACTGAACAATGTACACTCAGCgaccag CTGCTTCCGAAGCACTGTGCGAAGACCATCAGCCAGGCGGTGAACAAGAAGAGCAAGAAGGCGACGGGGAAGAAGGGCGAgccggagagagagaaaccggGAGTGGAGAGCATGAGGAAGAACAGACTACTGGTCACCAA TCTGGATAAACTCCACACGGCGTTATCTGAACTCTGCTTCTCCATCAACTACGTTCCCAACCTGGCGGTCTGGGAGCACACGTTCACACCGAGAGAGTATCTCACCTCGCACCTGGAGATCCGGTTCACCaa GTCCATAGTGGGGATGACCATGTACAACCAGGCTACCCAGGAGATAGCCAAGCCCAGCGAGCTGCTGACCAGCGTGCGGGCCTACATGACGGTGCTTCAGTCCATAGAGAACTACGTCACCATCGACATCACCCGGGTCTTCAACAACGTCCTGCTGCAGCAGACGCAGCACCTGGACAGCCACGGGGAGCCCACCATCACCAGTCTCTACACTAACTG gtatcTGGAGACGTTGCTCCGTCAGGTCAGCAACGGACACATCGCCTACTTCCCCGCCATGAAGGCCTTCGTCAACCTGCCTACAGAGAACGAGCTGACTTTCAACGCTGAGGAATACTCCGACATCTCCG agaTGCGTTCTCTGTCTGAGCTGTTGGGACCGTACGGGATGAAGTTCCTCAGTGAGAGTCTGATGTGGCACATCTCATCACAGGTCGCTGAGCTGAAG AAACTGGTGGTGGAGAACATGGAGGTGTTGACCCAGATGAGGACGAGCTTCGACAAACCAGAACACATGGCCGCCCTCTTCAAGAAACTCACCT cCGTGGACAGTGTGTTGAAGAGAATGACCATCATTGGAGTGATCTTGTCCTTCCGCTCGCTGGCTCAGGAGGCTCTCAGAGat gtgtTGTCCTGTCATATTCCCTTCCTGGTCAGCTCAGTGGAGGATTTCAAGGACCACATTCCCAGAGAGACGGACATGAAG GTGGCCATGAATGTCTACGAGCTGTCGTCAGCAGCAGGTTTACCCTGCGAGATCGACCCGGCTCTGGTGGTCGCTCTGTCCTCACAGAAAAGTg agaACATCAGCCCAGAGGAGGAGTATAAGATCGCCTGTCTGCTGATGGTGTTTGTGGCGGTTTCCTTGCCGACGCTGGCCAGCAACGTGATGTCACAGTACAGCCCCGCCATAGAAG GCCACTGCAACAACATCCACTGCCTGGCCAAAGCCATCAACCAGATCGCTGCTGCTCTCTTCACCATCCACAAGGGGAGCATAGAGGACCGCCTCAAAGAGTTCCTGGCT ctggcCTCGTCCAGCCTGTTGAAGATCGGACAGGAGACGGACAAGATGACGACGCGCAACAGAGAGTCGGTCTACCTGCTGTTGGACATG ATTGTGCAGGAGTCTCCCTTCCTGACCATGGACCTGCTGGAGTCCTGTTTCCCCTACGTCCTGCTGCGAAACGCCTACCACGCCGTCTATAAACAGAGCATCAGTGCTAACGCATAG
- the nckap1 gene encoding nck-associated protein 1 isoform X5: MSRGVIQPSQQKLAEKLTILNDRGVGMLTRVYNIKKQGQVWKACGDPKAKPSYLVDKNLESAVKFIVRKFPAVETRNNNLAQLQKEKSEILKNLALYYFTFVDVMEFKDHVCELLNTIDACQVFFDITVNFDLTKNYLDLVVTYTTLMTILSRIEERKAIIGLYNYAHEMTHGASDREYPRLGQMIVDYENPLKKLMEEFVPHGKSLSDALISLQMVYPRRNLSADQWRNAQLLSLISAPSTMLNPAQSDTMPCEYLSLDAMEKWIVFGFILCHAVLNSDAAALSLWKLALQSSTCLCLFRDEVFHIHKAAEDLFVNIRGYNKRINDIRECKEQALSHAGSMHRERRKFLRSALKELATVLADQPGLLGPKALFVFMALSFARDEIIWLLRHADNIQKKSTDDFIDKHIAELIFYMEELRAHVRKYGPVMQRYYVQYLSGFDAVVLNELVQNLSVCPEDESIIMSSFVNTMTSLSVKQVEDGEVFDFRGMRLDWFRLQAYTSVSKASLGIADHKELGKMMNTIIFHTKMVDSLVEMLVETSDLSIFCFYSRAFEKMFQQCLELPSQSRHSICFPLLCTHFMSCTHELCPEERHHIGDRSLSLCNMFLDEMAKQARNLITDICTEQCTLSDQLLPKHCAKTISQAVNKKSKKATGKKGEPEREKPGVESMRKNRLLVTNLDKLHTALSELCFSINYVPNLAVWEHTFTPREYLTSHLEIRFTKSIVGMTMYNQATQEIAKPSELLTSVRAYMTVLQSIENYVTIDITRVFNNVLLQQTQHLDSHGEPTITSLYTNWYLETLLRQVSNGHIAYFPAMKAFVNLPTENELTFNAEEYSDISEMRSLSELLGPYGMKFLSESLMWHISSQVAELKKLVVENMEVLTQMRTSFDKPEHMAALFKKLTSVDSVLKRMTIIGVILSFRSLAQEALRDVLSCHIPFLVSSVEDFKDHIPRETDMKVAMNVYELSSAAGLPCEIDPALVVALSSQKSENISPEEEYKIACLLMVFVAVSLPTLASNVMSQYSPAIEGHCNNIHCLAKAINQIAAALFTIHKGSIEDRLKEFLALASSSLLKIGQETDKMTTRNRESVYLLLDMIVQESPFLTMDLLESCFPYVLLRNAYHAVYKQSISANA, from the exons CAAGGACAAGTTTGGAAG GCGTGTGGCGATCCCAAGGCTAAGCCCTCCTATCTCGTTGATAAGAACTTGGAGTCTGCGGTTAAATTTATTGTCAGGAAGTTCCCTGCTGTGGAGACGCGAAATAATAAC CTGGCTCAGCTGCAGAAGGAGAAGTCAGAGATCCTGAAGAACCTGGCTCTCTACTATTTCACCTTTGTAGATGTCATGGAGTTCAag GATCATGTGTGTGAGCTGCTGAACACCATCGACGCCTGCCAGGTCTTCTTTGACATC aCGGTGAACTTTGACCTGACAAAGAACTACCTGGACCTGGTGGTGACGTACACCACTCTGATGACGATACTGTCTCGCATCGAGGAGAGGAAAGCCATCATCGGTCTGTACAACTACGCCCACGAGATGACGCACGGAGCCAG tGACCGGGAGTACCCCAGGTTGGGCCAGATGATAGTGGATTACGAGAACCCGCTGAAGAAGCTGATGGAGGAGTTTGTTCCACATGGAAAG tCCCTGTCGGATGCGTTGATCAGTCTTCAGATGGTTTATCCTCGGAGGAATCTGTCTGCTGATCAGTGGAGGAACGCccagctgctctctctcatctctgctCCCTCCACCATGCTCAATCCTGCTCAGTCAGACACG ATGCCGTGTGAATACCTGTCACTGGACGCTATGGAGAAGTGGATCGTTT TTGGTTTCATCTTGTGTCACGCGGTGCTGAACAGCGACGCGGCGGCGTTGTCTCTGTGGAAACTGGCGCTGCAGAGCTCCACCTGCCTCTGTTTGTTCAGGGACGAAGTCTTCCACATCCACAAGGCTGCAGAGGATCTGTTCGTCAACATCAGAGG GTACAACAAACGCATCAATGACATCAGAGAGTGCAAAGAACAGGCCCTGTCTCACGC AGGCTCGATGCACCGAGAGAGACGCAAGTTCCTCCGATCGGCTCTGAAGGAGCTCGCCACCGTTTTAGCCGATCAGCCCGGACTACTGGGTCCTAAG GCGTTGTTCGTGTTCATGGCGTTGTCGTTTGCCCGTGACGAGATCATCTGGCTGCTTCGACACGCCGACAACATCCAGAAGAAAAGCACAGACGACTTCATAGACAA GCACATAGCAGAGTTGATcttctacatggaggagctcaGAGCTCACGTCAGGAAGTACGGTCCGGTGATGCAGCGGTACTACGTCCAGTACCTGTCTGGGTTTGATGCTGTGGTGCTGAATGAACTGGTGCAG aacctgtctgtctgtccagagGACGAGTCTATAATCATGTCTTCATTTGTCAACACTATGACCTCTCTCAGCGTCAAACAAG TGGAGGATGGAGAGGTGTTTGACTTCAGAGGAATGAGACTGGACTGGTTCAGACTGCAG GCCTACACCAGCGTCTCTAAAGCCAGTCTCGGTATCGCCGATCACAAGGAGCTCGGTAAGATGATGAACACCATCATCTTCCACACAAAGATGGTGGACTCTCTGGTGGAGATGCTGGTGGAGACGTCCGACCTGTCCATTTTCTG CTTCTACAGCCGTGCGTTTGAGAAGATGTTCCAGCAGTGTTTGGAGCTTCCCTCTCAGAGCCGACACTCCATCTGCTTCCCTCTGCTCTGCACACACTTCATGTCCTGCACACATGAGCTCTGTCCCGaggag cGTCACCACATAGGAGATCGCAGCCTGTCGTTGTGTAACATGTTTCTGGATGAGATGGCCAAACAGGCCAGAAACCTCATCACTGACATCTGCACTGAACAATGTACACTCAGCgaccag CTGCTTCCGAAGCACTGTGCGAAGACCATCAGCCAGGCGGTGAACAAGAAGAGCAAGAAGGCGACGGGGAAGAAGGGCGAgccggagagagagaaaccggGAGTGGAGAGCATGAGGAAGAACAGACTACTGGTCACCAA TCTGGATAAACTCCACACGGCGTTATCTGAACTCTGCTTCTCCATCAACTACGTTCCCAACCTGGCGGTCTGGGAGCACACGTTCACACCGAGAGAGTATCTCACCTCGCACCTGGAGATCCGGTTCACCaa GTCCATAGTGGGGATGACCATGTACAACCAGGCTACCCAGGAGATAGCCAAGCCCAGCGAGCTGCTGACCAGCGTGCGGGCCTACATGACGGTGCTTCAGTCCATAGAGAACTACGTCACCATCGACATCACCCGGGTCTTCAACAACGTCCTGCTGCAGCAGACGCAGCACCTGGACAGCCACGGGGAGCCCACCATCACCAGTCTCTACACTAACTG gtatcTGGAGACGTTGCTCCGTCAGGTCAGCAACGGACACATCGCCTACTTCCCCGCCATGAAGGCCTTCGTCAACCTGCCTACAGAGAACGAGCTGACTTTCAACGCTGAGGAATACTCCGACATCTCCG agaTGCGTTCTCTGTCTGAGCTGTTGGGACCGTACGGGATGAAGTTCCTCAGTGAGAGTCTGATGTGGCACATCTCATCACAGGTCGCTGAGCTGAAG AAACTGGTGGTGGAGAACATGGAGGTGTTGACCCAGATGAGGACGAGCTTCGACAAACCAGAACACATGGCCGCCCTCTTCAAGAAACTCACCT cCGTGGACAGTGTGTTGAAGAGAATGACCATCATTGGAGTGATCTTGTCCTTCCGCTCGCTGGCTCAGGAGGCTCTCAGAGat gtgtTGTCCTGTCATATTCCCTTCCTGGTCAGCTCAGTGGAGGATTTCAAGGACCACATTCCCAGAGAGACGGACATGAAG GTGGCCATGAATGTCTACGAGCTGTCGTCAGCAGCAGGTTTACCCTGCGAGATCGACCCGGCTCTGGTGGTCGCTCTGTCCTCACAGAAAAGTg agaACATCAGCCCAGAGGAGGAGTATAAGATCGCCTGTCTGCTGATGGTGTTTGTGGCGGTTTCCTTGCCGACGCTGGCCAGCAACGTGATGTCACAGTACAGCCCCGCCATAGAAG GCCACTGCAACAACATCCACTGCCTGGCCAAAGCCATCAACCAGATCGCTGCTGCTCTCTTCACCATCCACAAGGGGAGCATAGAGGACCGCCTCAAAGAGTTCCTGGCT ctggcCTCGTCCAGCCTGTTGAAGATCGGACAGGAGACGGACAAGATGACGACGCGCAACAGAGAGTCGGTCTACCTGCTGTTGGACATG ATTGTGCAGGAGTCTCCCTTCCTGACCATGGACCTGCTGGAGTCCTGTTTCCCCTACGTCCTGCTGCGAAACGCCTACCACGCCGTCTATAAACAGAGCATCAGTGCTAACGCATAG